The following proteins come from a genomic window of Polyangiaceae bacterium:
- a CDS encoding lysoplasmalogenase — protein MLPLWVLMAVLVAALLGAHHANRPRLEWLLKPAAALTFVAAGIAAGGLSSTFGRVLVLGLVLAAAGDVLLIPKSKAAFLGGLVAFLLGHVAYAVAFALAGMRASAAAITAVAGTVAATFVLRWLWPHVERPMRVPVVAYVLVITTMVALAAGAASEHRSWALLVGAVAFYLSDLSVARDRFVAPGFANRVWGLPLYFFAQLLLASQAGR, from the coding sequence ATGCTTCCGTTGTGGGTGCTGATGGCGGTCCTCGTCGCCGCGCTCTTGGGCGCCCACCACGCGAACCGGCCGCGCCTCGAGTGGCTGCTCAAGCCCGCCGCCGCCTTGACCTTCGTCGCTGCCGGCATCGCCGCGGGCGGCCTGTCCTCGACCTTCGGCCGCGTCCTCGTGTTGGGGCTGGTGCTCGCGGCCGCGGGGGACGTGCTCTTGATCCCGAAGAGCAAGGCCGCGTTCCTGGGTGGGCTGGTCGCGTTCCTCTTGGGGCACGTCGCCTATGCCGTCGCCTTCGCCCTCGCCGGCATGCGGGCGAGCGCGGCGGCCATCACCGCCGTGGCCGGGACTGTCGCCGCAACGTTCGTGCTGCGCTGGCTCTGGCCCCACGTGGAGCGCCCAATGCGCGTTCCCGTGGTCGCCTACGTGCTGGTCATCACCACCATGGTCGCGCTCGCGGCGGGCGCCGCCTCCGAGCACCGGAGCTGGGCGCTCCTCGTCGGTGCCGTCGCGTTCTACCTCTCGGACCTATCCGTGGCGCGCGATCGCTTCGTGGCTCCGGGCTTCGCCAATCGCGTCTGGGGCTTGCCGCTGTACTTCTTTGCTCAGCTGCTGCTCGCCTCCCAGGCGGGCCGCTGA